A region from the Paludicola sp. MB14-C6 genome encodes:
- a CDS encoding radical SAM protein, producing the protein MNQDYIYYQATKSICDICLAQIDAKIIIQNNKVFVLKNCPVHGIQKHLLEDDANYHLKKVLYDKPSTIHTNETKATQGCPFDCGLCENHEQHTCIGLIEITSKCNLNCPICYANCSGDGKDLPLDKIEQMVDFYIKSEGGKAEILQISGGEPTLHEDILKVIAMCKQKNIGHVMLNTNGIRIAEDIEFVKQLATFIEGFEIYLQFDSFQEKSYQTLRNVSLLEYKKKAIANLNQYNIPTTLVCTVTKGVNDNEVSDIINYGLNTSCVRGVNFQPVARFGKYENEQPDSLTVSGIIGLISKSSNGILKAEDFVPLPCNVERVAITYLYKYKNSFVPITRNKNIDKYVSFISNTFLFTIEDSLSQGEAPQFGFCKCLDFLEDFNRIVPKSFFVWSKEERVKYLNENTFRISISSFVDKYNFDIKGMQKECVHIITPDCKRIPFSAYNMIHRRNENAK; encoded by the coding sequence CGCAAATTGATGCAAAAATTATTATTCAAAATAATAAAGTTTTTGTGTTAAAAAACTGCCCTGTTCACGGAATACAAAAACATTTATTAGAAGACGATGCCAACTACCATTTAAAAAAAGTTTTATATGATAAACCCTCTACCATACATACCAATGAAACGAAAGCCACACAAGGCTGCCCTTTTGATTGTGGGCTTTGCGAAAATCATGAGCAGCACACTTGTATTGGACTAATTGAAATTACAAGCAAATGTAATTTAAACTGCCCTATTTGCTATGCTAATTGTTCTGGTGACGGAAAAGACCTTCCACTAGATAAAATCGAACAGATGGTTGATTTTTATATCAAATCAGAAGGCGGAAAAGCTGAAATTCTGCAAATTAGTGGTGGTGAGCCTACCTTACATGAGGATATTTTAAAAGTGATTGCTATGTGTAAACAGAAAAATATCGGCCATGTTATGCTCAATACAAACGGAATTCGCATTGCAGAAGATATTGAATTTGTAAAACAGCTTGCTACTTTTATCGAAGGCTTTGAAATTTATTTGCAATTTGATTCCTTTCAAGAAAAAAGCTATCAAACACTTCGAAACGTTTCCCTGCTTGAATATAAGAAAAAGGCAATAGCTAATTTAAATCAATATAATATTCCTACCACTCTTGTTTGTACTGTTACAAAAGGAGTGAATGACAATGAAGTATCGGATATTATCAATTACGGTTTAAATACCTCCTGCGTAAGAGGAGTAAACTTTCAGCCCGTCGCTCGATTCGGAAAATATGAAAATGAGCAGCCCGATTCGCTCACAGTTTCGGGAATTATCGGATTAATTTCAAAATCTTCAAACGGAATTTTAAAAGCAGAGGATTTTGTACCATTGCCTTGTAATGTGGAACGAGTTGCGATTACATATTTATATAAATATAAAAACAGTTTTGTACCTATTACACGAAATAAAAATATTGATAAATATGTTTCTTTTATCAGTAATACATTTTTGTTTACAATAGAAGATTCCTTATCGCAAGGCGAAGCTCCTCAGTTTGGATTTTGCAAATGCTTAGACTTTTTAGAAGATTTTAATCGAATTGTTCCAAAAAGCTTTTTTGTTTGGAGTAAAGAAGAACGTGTAAAATATCTGAATGAAAATACATTTCGTATCAGCATTTCCTCTTTTGTTGATAAATATAATTTTGATATAAAAGGAATGCAAAAAGAATGTGTTCATATCATAACTCCCGACTGCAAACGTATTCCATTCTCTGCTTACAATATGATTCACAGGAGAAATGAAAATGCAAAATAG
- a CDS encoding methyltransferase family protein has protein sequence MQNSIFLICNMISVVCLWLLLSAITLNFMIAKKQAVKKEKKSIVETGSMFLFFVAMVLLVYLRIGTIHIKNSILIPLMFIGTFLIVVGTVINILGRFTLKMNWGNQIRIYQEHTLIKNGIYHFIRHPLYASTILMIYGFSILYANFAVFICNTLIFIPFMIYRAKQEETMLIQTFQEKYIAYQQCTGLFLPKWRRKKVK, from the coding sequence ATGCAAAATAGTATTTTTCTAATTTGCAATATGATTTCCGTTGTATGCTTATGGCTTTTACTTTCAGCAATTACACTCAATTTCATGATTGCAAAGAAACAGGCTGTTAAAAAAGAAAAAAAATCTATAGTAGAAACCGGTAGTATGTTTTTGTTTTTTGTTGCTATGGTGCTATTGGTTTATTTAAGAATTGGTACAATCCACATTAAAAACTCGATTCTCATCCCATTAATGTTCATTGGAACATTTCTTATTGTAGTTGGCACAGTTATCAACATTTTAGGCAGATTTACGTTGAAAATGAACTGGGGTAACCAAATTCGAATATATCAAGAACATACTCTTATTAAAAACGGAATTTATCATTTCATTCGTCACCCTTTATATGCATCAACCATTCTGATGATTTATGGGTTTTCAATTCTTTATGCTAATTTTGCAGTCTTTATTTGCAATACCCTTATTTTTATCCCGTTTATGATTTATCGTGCAAAGCAAGAAGAAACCATGCTCATTCAAACGTTTCAAGAAAAGTACATCGCTTATCAGCAATGTACTGGTTTATTCCTTCCAAAATGGAGAAGAAAGAAGGTTAAATAA
- a CDS encoding DUF4395 family protein translates to MIRMVQVNKQSVAFCKYTIAGLLWLALLFRSIIPVYIVFIIMFISAFTGVHRAPLVKLFDWTIAKKIGINEEYINMHSMRFAHIVGCVFSALSIITYYFCPVLVPAILTTVLAILQTIAAFGYCSAQKLYECVICNSNCCRFGKKIRSIKKNAR, encoded by the coding sequence ATGATACGAATGGTACAAGTAAACAAACAATCTGTTGCATTTTGCAAATACACGATAGCAGGTTTGCTATGGTTAGCCCTACTCTTTCGCAGCATTATCCCCGTTTACATTGTTTTTATTATTATGTTCATCTCAGCTTTTACAGGAGTACATCGTGCGCCATTAGTAAAGCTGTTTGATTGGACCATTGCGAAAAAAATCGGAATAAATGAAGAATATATCAATATGCACAGTATGCGCTTTGCACACATTGTAGGTTGTGTTTTTTCGGCTTTATCCATTATAACGTACTATTTCTGCCCAGTCCTTGTTCCTGCTATCCTTACTACTGTTTTAGCAATTTTGCAAACGATTGCTGCTTTTGGTTATTGCTCAGCACAAAAGCTGTATGAATGTGTAATATGCAACAGTAATTGTTGTCGGTTTGGAAAAAAGATAAGGAGTATTAAGAAAAATGCTCGATGA
- a CDS encoding prolipoprotein diacylglyceryl transferase, which yields MLDEHIAPANFGIFPKITFFQWEIPTYTVFMILAFICGFICYKLTANKLNALEKSHRTLIVIYALLGGVIGAKLPILIFNIDLWFQYPQNINLLLSGKTIVGGLIGGAIAVFFIKKRLHITIKTGNDIAAPAALGMAIGRLGCFFGGCCYGIESPKFLGVDFGDGVYRFPTQIYEIIFDLTLFFIFLYFKKNKELKPGILFRYLLNGYLSFRFPMEFIRETDQAFFGISYYQILCVICLLFINRKWIITAVKKHFHTKLPPQNMNVKE from the coding sequence ATGCTCGATGAACATATTGCTCCTGCAAATTTCGGTATCTTTCCTAAAATTACTTTTTTTCAATGGGAAATTCCAACCTATACTGTTTTTATGATACTTGCTTTTATTTGCGGATTTATTTGCTATAAGCTAACAGCAAACAAATTAAATGCCCTAGAAAAAAGCCACCGTACTCTTATTGTTATTTATGCACTATTAGGTGGCGTAATTGGTGCAAAGCTCCCTATTTTAATTTTTAATATTGATTTATGGTTTCAATATCCACAAAACATCAACCTTTTGTTATCGGGAAAAACCATTGTTGGTGGGCTGATTGGCGGAGCAATTGCCGTATTTTTTATTAAGAAACGACTTCATATCACAATAAAAACCGGAAATGATATTGCAGCGCCTGCTGCACTTGGAATGGCTATTGGCCGTCTTGGATGCTTTTTTGGCGGTTGCTGTTACGGTATTGAATCGCCTAAATTCCTTGGAGTTGATTTTGGCGATGGCGTCTATCGATTTCCAACTCAAATTTACGAAATTATATTCGACTTAACCTTATTTTTTATCTTTCTTTACTTCAAAAAGAATAAAGAATTGAAACCAGGTATATTATTTCGTTACCTATTAAATGGTTACTTATCTTTTCGTTTTCCAATGGAATTTATTCGAGAAACTGATCAAGCTTTCTTTGGCATTTCCTATTACCAAATTCTTTGCGTAATCTGTTTATTATTTATTAACCGAAAATGGATCATTACAGCAGTTAAAAAGCACTTTCACACAAAATTGCCACCACAAAATATGAATGTAAAGGAGTAA
- a CDS encoding alpha-glucosidase, with protein sequence MLTENNRIKDVYANPIGRDIIKKILLQMGVKEHAITNPLVSNLKLKALPKLLKKQIDDRFVETLLELLNSEPDVPQTDTCPIQKAWWKEAVFYQIYPRSFKDRNGDGIGDLQGMIEKLDYLKQLGIDAIWLSPIYDSPNDDNGYDIRDYQKIMTEFGTMQDFDVLLQEIHSRGMKLIMDLVVNHTSDEHEWFQKAIHEPNSPYHDYYIFKDNPNNWTSFFGGSAWNYIEECNQYALHLFSKKQMDLNWESEAVRKEIQDMVKWWLNKGVDGFRMDVINYISKREGLPAGNESIGALMEYTGVEHYFYGPRLHEYLRELQAKAFAPYKAFSVGETPGTGMEMSKLLTADYRKELDMVFSFDHLETPGHVRFDDYQYDLNYLKEYMIDWMEHYTNHCQPSLFYENHDNPRMISKVNSDIRYRNVLGKLLAVIQLTLRGTPFIYQGQELGMINQEFKDISDLRDVEAINLYQDLCKTMSEKEAFHKILAGTRDHARTPMQWSDEPFAGFSDVTPWIAMDHDYQICNVENQQKDKTSILRFYQRLIAFRKENSVLQYGDITITNKRAKDLFTYYRKNESETLYVECNLSAVALERREFPNGDRLLSNYDEVSSAYLRPYESAIWKIKQF encoded by the coding sequence ATGTTAACAGAGAATAATCGTATAAAAGATGTGTATGCTAACCCAATCGGGCGGGATATTATCAAAAAAATATTGCTGCAAATGGGTGTTAAGGAACACGCAATTACGAATCCACTTGTTAGCAATTTGAAACTAAAAGCATTACCTAAACTATTGAAAAAGCAAATAGATGATCGCTTTGTTGAAACTTTATTAGAATTATTAAACAGTGAACCAGATGTTCCCCAAACAGATACTTGCCCAATCCAAAAGGCATGGTGGAAAGAGGCTGTTTTTTATCAGATATATCCTCGAAGCTTTAAAGACAGAAATGGCGACGGAATAGGCGATTTACAGGGTATGATTGAAAAACTTGATTATTTAAAACAGCTTGGCATTGACGCAATTTGGCTTTCTCCGATTTATGATTCTCCAAATGATGACAATGGATATGATATTCGAGATTATCAAAAAATCATGACAGAGTTTGGAACAATGCAGGATTTTGATGTACTATTACAAGAAATTCATTCTCGTGGGATGAAATTGATAATGGATTTGGTTGTAAATCATACATCAGATGAGCACGAATGGTTTCAAAAGGCAATTCATGAGCCAAATTCTCCATATCATGATTATTATATTTTCAAAGATAATCCGAATAATTGGACTTCGTTCTTTGGCGGAAGTGCATGGAACTATATTGAAGAGTGTAATCAGTATGCGTTGCATTTGTTTTCTAAAAAGCAAATGGACTTAAATTGGGAGAGTGAAGCAGTCCGCAAAGAAATTCAGGACATGGTAAAATGGTGGCTTAATAAAGGTGTCGACGGATTTCGAATGGATGTTATCAACTATATATCCAAACGCGAGGGATTACCTGCTGGTAATGAAAGTATTGGCGCTTTGATGGAATATACAGGTGTTGAGCATTATTTTTATGGGCCAAGGCTTCATGAATATTTAAGAGAGCTTCAAGCAAAAGCATTTGCTCCATATAAAGCGTTTTCTGTTGGTGAAACTCCGGGAACCGGAATGGAAATGAGTAAGTTGTTAACCGCAGATTATCGCAAAGAACTGGATATGGTATTCTCTTTTGATCATTTAGAAACACCGGGACATGTTCGTTTTGATGATTATCAGTATGATTTGAATTACTTAAAAGAGTATATGATTGATTGGATGGAGCATTACACAAACCATTGTCAGCCGTCTTTGTTCTATGAAAATCATGATAACCCACGTATGATTTCAAAGGTAAATTCCGATATACGTTATCGTAATGTGCTAGGCAAGTTATTGGCAGTTATCCAGCTTACTCTTCGTGGTACCCCATTTATTTATCAAGGTCAAGAGTTGGGCATGATAAATCAAGAGTTCAAAGATATTTCTGATTTACGTGATGTAGAAGCAATTAACCTATATCAAGATTTATGTAAAACCATGAGTGAGAAAGAAGCCTTTCATAAAATTCTAGCAGGTACCAGAGATCATGCCAGAACTCCAATGCAATGGAGTGATGAGCCATTTGCAGGATTTTCTGATGTAACTCCATGGATAGCGATGGATCATGATTATCAAATTTGTAATGTCGAAAATCAACAGAAGGATAAAACTTCTATACTACGATTTTACCAAAGACTAATAGCGTTTCGTAAAGAGAATTCCGTATTACAATATGGCGATATTACCATTACAAATAAAAGAGCGAAAGATCTATTTACTTATTATCGAAAAAATGAATCGGAAACCTTGTATGTTGAATGTAATTTAAGTGCTGTAGCATTAGAACGACGAGAATTCCCAAACGGAGATCGTTTGTTATCCAATTATGATGAGGTGTCTTCAGCATATCTTCGTCCATATGAATCAGCTATTTGGAAAATAAAACAATTTTGA
- a CDS encoding glycoside-pentoside-hexuronide (GPH):cation symporter yields MNNMAKRNRYFFGLGTVGRDMLYTIVSMYLLFYLTEILNLPDSVMWWMTGAFTILRIFDAINDPIMGFLVDNTRSRFGKFKPWIVIGGITGGLLTILLFFDMGLKGTWYVVSFIIIYLLWDLTYGANDIAYWSMLPSLTLNQKEREKTGSFARICANVGLFITVVGILPATEALGGGKKAWLLITIAIVLITWAFLCFTVFGVKEDRSIQVKPESTSLKEMFRVLFKNDQLLFTAISMGLFSIGYCTTTSFGVYYFKYAFKDEGMYSVFAAILGVSQLLALAVFPLFSKKFNRKQLYGFSTILVVVGYIIFFFAPMQMIPIGIAGVLIFVGEAFIQLLMLMFLTDTVEYGQWKLGRRNESITFSVQPFINKIGGAIASGIVGITVIISGINSAVTPDDVSKAGLVTMKSAMLILPLIIILISYIIYRCKFKIDKELFDKILVELAERGDIKTEQE; encoded by the coding sequence ATGAATAATATGGCAAAACGCAATCGATATTTCTTTGGTCTTGGCACTGTGGGTAGAGATATGCTCTATACGATAGTTAGTATGTATTTGCTTTTTTATTTAACTGAAATTTTAAATTTACCTGATTCCGTTATGTGGTGGATGACAGGTGCATTTACGATTTTACGTATATTTGATGCAATAAATGATCCTATCATGGGATTCTTGGTTGATAATACTCGTTCACGTTTTGGAAAATTTAAGCCATGGATTGTAATAGGCGGAATTACAGGCGGATTGCTTACCATTTTACTATTCTTTGACATGGGATTAAAGGGTACATGGTATGTTGTATCTTTCATCATCATTTATTTACTATGGGATCTTACATATGGCGCTAATGATATTGCTTATTGGTCTATGCTTCCTTCTTTAACGCTCAATCAAAAAGAACGAGAAAAAACAGGTTCATTTGCTCGTATTTGTGCGAACGTCGGTCTATTTATAACGGTAGTAGGTATTCTTCCTGCAACAGAAGCATTGGGCGGAGGCAAAAAAGCTTGGTTACTTATTACAATAGCAATCGTTTTAATCACTTGGGCATTTCTTTGTTTTACTGTTTTTGGAGTAAAAGAAGATAGAAGCATTCAAGTAAAACCGGAGTCAACCTCATTAAAAGAAATGTTTCGTGTGCTATTCAAAAATGACCAGCTGTTATTTACTGCAATTTCTATGGGCTTATTTTCTATTGGATATTGTACAACAACAAGCTTTGGTGTGTATTACTTTAAATATGCCTTTAAAGACGAAGGCATGTACTCTGTGTTTGCAGCTATTTTAGGAGTTTCACAATTATTGGCTTTAGCTGTATTTCCGCTTTTTTCAAAGAAGTTTAATCGAAAGCAGCTATATGGATTTTCTACTATATTAGTTGTAGTAGGATATATCATTTTCTTCTTTGCTCCAATGCAGATGATACCAATTGGAATAGCAGGTGTATTGATATTTGTTGGTGAAGCATTTATACAGTTATTGATGTTGATGTTTTTAACCGATACGGTTGAATACGGACAATGGAAGCTTGGACGAAGAAATGAAAGTATTACTTTTTCCGTTCAGCCATTTATTAATAAAATCGGAGGAGCAATTGCAAGTGGTATTGTTGGTATAACTGTTATTATATCCGGAATTAACTCAGCTGTAACACCTGATGATGTTTCTAAAGCAGGATTAGTAACTATGAAATCAGCTATGTTAATCTTACCTTTAATTATTATTTTGATAAGCTATATTATTTATCGTTGTAAATTTAAGATTGACAAAGAGCTTTTTGATAAAATACTAGTTGAATTAGCTGAGCGTGGCGATATTAAAACAGAGCAGGAGTAG
- a CDS encoding alpha-galactosidase, producing MIQANETTFRLDTANSTYLFRKTKYGHLEHIYYGTLLADFDDVDVLAQKRTIQVGSSVLYDESDSVYSLDSICLEWSDNGRGDYRQSPTELKMPDGSFVSDFIYVGYKIVENCVTMKTLPTAYGEAETLIVTLKDTTNELYVDLYYSVFAEANVITRRAVLRNETDVMITIRRMMSMALDLPDENFQMYTLDGGWIKEANIHKHPISYGIVTNSSTTGASSNRHNPAFLLAEANANEEYGNVYAFNLVYSGNHYSAVEKNERDYVRILMGINPHCFDWKLASKEQFETPECVMTYSNRGLNGMSHQFHNFINNNIVRGNWKKKERPILLNNWEAHFFDFNEHKLLQLAKQAKELGVELFVLDDGWFGERNTDKAGLGDYTVNTKKLPQGMKAFASKIKALGLDFGLWFEPEMVNSDSELYRAHPDYAVKLPSKQAVLGRNQFVLDLCQEEVRDYIVKQVGSILDEANISYVKWDMNRHIAEAFSTAIENQGEFYHRYIIGLYEVLERIFCPRPHILLESCSSGGNRFDLGMLCFSPQIWSSDDTDPIERLKIQAGLSYFYPLSTMGAHVSQSPHQQTLRDTPLATRFHVASFGCLGYELDLKYLSPEEKKDITEQIAFYKQYRNVFQYGKFSRMKTYKSNKVMWQCISEDRKTALTGLFQTLATAAESSDKLNVTGLEKGKYAVHTRPQRLYIERFGGLMKHVLPVELNPDGMILHVANRHYSLRDCIESYICSDNALRAGIPLCEQFIGTGYNEKIRMLGDFGSNLYIAEKINEED from the coding sequence TTGATCCAAGCAAATGAAACAACATTTCGATTAGATACCGCAAATTCAACATATCTATTTCGTAAAACCAAATATGGTCACTTGGAACATATTTATTATGGAACGTTATTAGCTGATTTTGATGATGTTGATGTGCTCGCACAAAAGCGGACAATTCAAGTTGGAAGTAGTGTACTTTACGATGAGTCAGATAGTGTATATTCTCTTGATAGTATCTGCTTAGAATGGTCTGACAATGGGCGAGGAGATTATCGGCAAAGTCCAACTGAGCTTAAAATGCCTGATGGGAGCTTTGTAAGCGACTTTATATATGTAGGCTACAAAATAGTAGAGAATTGCGTAACAATGAAAACCTTACCTACTGCTTATGGGGAAGCAGAAACTTTAATTGTAACCTTAAAAGATACAACAAATGAATTGTATGTGGATTTGTATTATTCAGTTTTTGCAGAAGCTAATGTCATAACACGTAGAGCAGTATTAAGAAATGAAACGGATGTAATGATTACAATTCGACGTATGATGAGTATGGCTTTGGATTTGCCTGATGAGAATTTTCAAATGTATACCTTAGACGGCGGGTGGATTAAAGAAGCCAATATACATAAGCACCCAATATCTTATGGTATTGTAACGAACTCTTCTACAACAGGTGCAAGCAGTAACCGCCATAATCCGGCCTTTTTATTGGCGGAAGCAAATGCGAATGAGGAATATGGAAACGTATATGCATTTAACTTAGTATATAGCGGAAACCATTATAGTGCAGTTGAGAAAAATGAGCGAGATTATGTCCGCATTTTAATGGGAATTAACCCTCATTGCTTTGATTGGAAGTTGGCAAGCAAAGAACAGTTTGAAACTCCGGAATGTGTAATGACTTATAGCAATCGTGGATTGAATGGTATGAGTCATCAATTTCATAATTTTATCAATAATAATATTGTTCGTGGTAATTGGAAGAAAAAAGAGCGTCCTATTTTATTAAATAACTGGGAAGCACACTTTTTTGACTTCAATGAACATAAACTTTTACAACTTGCCAAACAAGCAAAGGAGCTTGGAGTTGAATTATTTGTATTAGATGACGGATGGTTTGGCGAACGGAATACAGATAAAGCCGGTTTAGGCGATTATACGGTTAACACCAAAAAACTACCCCAAGGAATGAAAGCATTTGCAAGTAAAATCAAGGCATTGGGTTTGGATTTTGGCTTATGGTTTGAGCCCGAAATGGTCAACTCAGATAGTGAACTATATCGAGCACATCCCGATTATGCAGTAAAGCTTCCAAGCAAACAAGCCGTACTTGGGCGAAACCAATTCGTACTTGATTTGTGTCAAGAGGAAGTGCGTGACTATATTGTGAAACAAGTAGGCAGTATCCTTGATGAAGCTAATATAAGCTATGTAAAATGGGATATGAATCGTCATATTGCGGAAGCCTTTTCTACGGCAATTGAAAATCAAGGCGAGTTTTATCATCGTTATATTATCGGTTTGTATGAGGTACTGGAACGTATTTTTTGTCCACGACCGCATATTTTGTTGGAAAGCTGCTCAAGCGGTGGAAATCGTTTTGATTTAGGAATGTTATGTTTCAGTCCGCAAATTTGGAGTTCAGATGATACAGACCCGATAGAACGCTTGAAAATTCAGGCAGGATTATCTTATTTTTATCCTTTGTCTACTATGGGTGCTCATGTTTCTCAATCTCCACATCAGCAAACTTTGCGCGATACTCCACTTGCAACTCGCTTTCATGTCGCAAGTTTTGGCTGCTTAGGGTATGAATTAGATTTAAAGTATCTAAGTCCTGAGGAGAAAAAAGATATCACAGAACAAATTGCATTCTACAAGCAATATCGCAATGTGTTCCAATACGGTAAGTTTTCTAGAATGAAAACCTACAAATCGAACAAGGTAATGTGGCAATGCATTAGCGAAGATAGAAAAACGGCATTAACAGGATTGTTTCAAACCTTAGCTACCGCAGCAGAAAGCAGCGATAAATTAAATGTAACAGGGCTAGAAAAAGGAAAATATGCCGTTCATACCCGACCACAGCGACTGTATATCGAACGGTTTGGAGGGCTGATGAAACATGTTCTTCCAGTTGAATTAAATCCGGATGGGATGATTCTTCATGTTGCAAATCGTCATTACAGCTTGAGGGATTGTATAGAAAGCTATATCTGTTCTGACAATGCTTTGAGAGCGGGTATCCCTTTGTGTGAACAATTTATCGGAACAGGGTATAACGAAAAAATCCGTATGCTAGGAGATTTTGGATCCAATCTGTATATAGCAGAGAAAATAAATGAGGAGGATTAA
- a CDS encoding glycoside hydrolase family 1 protein, with amino-acid sequence MSFEFKHGFSLGVASAATQIEGGECGHNWNDWYHQGKIKDQSNPARATDHYNLWQQDADLMSEMKIQFYRLGIEWARICPNEGEVDESVIAHYREELSYLESKGISVLLTIHHFTNPMWFEKKGGFLKKENMQYFLDFVALVVQSFGDLVSEYITINEPNVYATISYFFGDWPPGEKSFGKAIQIMSNMSVCHIKAYQLIHRMREDMGYHNSRVSFANHVRVFEPADNKNPWHRICTKLSERFFQGAITEAMCTGVFKWPLSKNHEIAQGEYCDFIAINYYTRTAVTGFGDGTKQNAPTNDLGWEIYPEGIVRCSEKLYQVLKRPIYITENGTCDNEDSFRCKYIYEHLKAVAESSLPIERYYHWCFCDNFEWIEGESARFGLVHVNYETQERTIKNSGEFYSKVIAQGGVTDELYNQYVKPQEYHY; translated from the coding sequence ATGAGTTTTGAATTCAAGCATGGTTTTTCTTTAGGTGTTGCATCGGCAGCAACACAAATTGAAGGCGGTGAATGCGGTCATAACTGGAATGATTGGTATCATCAAGGCAAGATTAAGGATCAATCTAACCCTGCTCGTGCAACAGACCACTATAATCTATGGCAACAAGATGCAGATTTAATGTCGGAAATGAAAATTCAATTTTATCGCCTTGGAATTGAATGGGCAAGGATTTGTCCAAACGAAGGTGAAGTTGATGAATCGGTAATTGCCCATTATCGAGAAGAATTGAGCTATCTAGAAAGCAAGGGTATTTCTGTCTTGCTAACCATTCATCATTTTACAAACCCAATGTGGTTTGAAAAAAAAGGTGGATTTTTGAAAAAAGAAAATATGCAATATTTCTTAGATTTTGTTGCATTGGTAGTCCAATCTTTCGGCGATTTGGTTTCAGAATACATAACAATAAACGAGCCCAATGTATATGCAACCATATCATATTTTTTTGGCGATTGGCCTCCGGGAGAAAAGTCATTTGGAAAAGCAATTCAAATTATGTCAAATATGTCTGTTTGTCATATTAAAGCTTATCAGTTAATCCATAGAATGCGTGAAGACATGGGTTATCATAATTCAAGAGTAAGCTTTGCGAATCATGTAAGGGTATTTGAACCGGCAGACAATAAAAATCCATGGCATCGCATTTGTACAAAGTTATCAGAACGCTTTTTCCAAGGTGCAATAACGGAAGCAATGTGCACGGGAGTATTCAAATGGCCATTAAGCAAAAATCATGAGATTGCCCAAGGCGAGTATTGCGATTTTATAGCGATCAATTATTATACAAGAACAGCAGTAACCGGTTTTGGCGATGGAACAAAACAAAATGCACCTACAAATGATTTAGGATGGGAGATTTATCCTGAAGGAATTGTACGTTGTAGTGAAAAGCTTTATCAAGTATTAAAGCGCCCAATTTATATAACAGAAAACGGAACTTGCGATAATGAAGATTCTTTCCGTTGTAAGTATATTTATGAGCATTTAAAAGCAGTAGCTGAGTCAAGCTTGCCAATCGAACGGTATTATCATTGGTGTTTCTGTGATAATTTTGAATGGATTGAGGGCGAAAGTGCAAGATTTGGTTTAGTGCACGTTAACTATGAAACGCAAGAGCGTACAATTAAGAATTCTGGAGAATTTTATTCAAAGGTCATAGCGCAAGGCGGCGTTACGGATGAGCTATATAATCAATATGTAAAACCTCAAGAATATCATTATTGA
- a CDS encoding TlpA family protein disulfide reductase, producing MNKKRNTILVVILLAVVLAIASVAYTFLSKRYKPNSQSPSVQQQTSSQVNEEQTTKASDFTVVDANGKEVQLSDFKGKSVVLNFWASWCGPCQSEMPHFNKIYQENKNEIQFMMVDLVDGQRETVEKGKKFILDNKYTFPVFFDTTQEAGMTYGITSIPSTLLIDKEGNVVKAFAGVMDEETLVAAIKQIK from the coding sequence ATGAATAAAAAGCGGAATACAATTTTGGTTGTAATATTGTTAGCGGTAGTACTTGCAATTGCATCTGTTGCTTATACATTTCTATCAAAACGATATAAACCAAATAGCCAATCGCCATCAGTACAACAGCAAACTTCTTCTCAAGTTAATGAGGAGCAAACTACAAAAGCCTCTGATTTTACAGTTGTAGATGCAAATGGCAAGGAAGTTCAATTATCAGATTTTAAAGGAAAATCGGTTGTTTTGAATTTCTGGGCTTCATGGTGTGGTCCATGTCAAAGTGAAATGCCACATTTTAATAAAATTTATCAAGAGAATAAAAATGAAATACAATTTATGATGGTGGATTTAGTAGATGGACAGCGTGAGACAGTAGAAAAAGGTAAAAAGTTTATTTTAGATAATAAATATACTTTTCCTGTGTTCTTTGATACTACGCAAGAGGCTGGAATGACGTATGGGATAACTTCAATTCCATCCACCTTATTGATTGATAAAGAGGGGAATGTTGTAAAGGCCTTTGCCGGTGTAATGGACGAAGAAACGTTGGTTGCAGCGATAAAACAAATTAAATAA